The Fragaria vesca subsp. vesca linkage group LG2, FraVesHawaii_1.0, whole genome shotgun sequence genome includes a window with the following:
- the LOC101310863 gene encoding uncharacterized protein LOC101310863, with protein sequence MESYRRVEKPKPELPISENEIRITTQGAIRNYISYATTQLQDKQVNEIVLKAMGQAISKTVAIAEIIKKRVPMLHQDTAISSVSITDVWEPIEEGLVPVEMTRHVSMISITLSTKELNTTSAGYQAPSPPDQSKPQPNYQQQQPRQARGPYNAVNEDSYGRGRGRGRGRGRGRGGGYSNYQGGYTNYQGGGYGNHQDNGGYPNRGRGNHQDNGGYPNRGRGGGRGRSWGNRGTGYERGSGGYERSSGPSGGYERGTGGYERSGGYERGIGGYERGSGGSGGYERGSGGSGGYERGTGGSGGYERGSGGYERGTGGYERGSGGYERGAGGYERGAGGTGGYEGGRGQGGRGYGRGRGRMGGRSRGGANQA encoded by the exons ATGGAAAGCTACCGGAGAGTCGAGAAGCCAAAGCCGGAGCTCCCCATCAGCGAGAACGAGATCCGAATCACCACCCAGGGCGCCATCCGAAACTACATCAGCTACGCCACCACTCAGCTCCAG GATAAACAAGTCAATGAAATTGTCTTGAAAGCAATGGGACAGGCAATCAGCAAGACAGTGGCTATTGCTGAGATAATAAAG AAAAGGGTTCCAATGCTGCATCAAGATACTGCAATCAGCTCTGTAAGCATAACTGATGTATGGGAACCTATTGAAGAGGGTCTTGTACC TGTGGAGATGACTCGCCATGTATCAATGATTTCAATTACACTATCAACTAAGGAGCTAAACACAACCTCTGCGGG ATATCAAGCTCCATCTCCCCCAGACCAATCAAAGCCACAGCCCAATTACCAACAACAGCAACCAAGACAAGCTCGTGGTCCATACAATGCTGTCAATGAAG ACTCATACGGTCGAGGACGGGGGCGTGGTAGAGGCAGAGGTCGTGGCAGAGGTGGAGGATACAGCAACTATCAAGGGGGATACACAAACTATCAAGGGGGTGGTTATGGAAACCATCAAG ATAATGGTGGGTACCCAAATCGGGGTAGAGGAAACCATCAAG ATAATGGTGGGTACCCGAATCGGGGTAGAGGTGGTGGACGAGGCAGAAGTTGGGGCAATCGTG GTACTGGCTATGAAAGAGGGTCTGGTGGTTATGAAAGAAGTTCAGGACCATCAGGGGGATACGAAAGGGGTACAGGCGGCTATGAAAGGTCAGGGGGCTACGAAAGGGGTATAGGCGGCTATGAAAGGGGTTCAGGCGGATCAGGGGGATACGAAAGGGGTTCAGGCGGATCAGGGGGCTACGAAAGGGGTACAGGCGGATCAGGGGGCTACGAAAGGGGTTCAGGCGGCTACGAAAGGGGTACCGGCGGCTACGAAAGGGGTTCAGGCGGCTACGAAAGGGGTGCCGGCGGCTATGAAAGAGGTGCCGGTGGTACTGGTGGTTATGAAGGAGGTAGAGGTCAAGGGGGCAGAGGATATGGTCGTGGGAGGGGACGGATGGGTGGACGCTCTAGGGGTGGTGCAAACCAAGCTTAA
- the LOC101299542 gene encoding F-box/kelch-repeat protein At3g24760-like isoform 1, whose amino-acid sequence MTEITSLSSDVTELILSYLPIPTLVRVSTVCKLWQSIISSTTFSATQIQTQTQSHPWFFLFGIHNTSSKNNQSFAFDPLSNRWLLLPSPTFPPHHHHYSHSSFLGADGFFLITAPTFTYSRILKRSWRPTSPLHFSRINPLLGVFSSSSSSASLLPNFIVVGGVRFIGNLVDIEDRLAVEIYNPDSDSWQLGPPLPADFRSGNSSQSLSSALFNGRFYVFGIYSCFVSSFDLHTNSWSVVQSLRPPGVVFSFLLACRDRLVLAGICNGPNGSSFNLWRIREESMEYSEIAIMPQDLLCSLFEGDEEDKFASLKCVGLGNLVYVFNEEYHKKYPACVCEISGETGKCSWRRVPQLPSPVNKFHQVISFCSTVSLSSILQAEEEGDVGPLQLMDD is encoded by the coding sequence ATGACGGAAATCACCAGCCTGAGCTCCGACGTGACGGAGCTGATCCTCTCCTACCTCCCTATCCCCACCCTCGTCCGCGTCTCCACCGTCTGCAAGCTCTGGCAATCCATCATCTCCTCCACCACCTTCTCCGCCACGCAAATCCAAACTCAAACCCAATCCCACCCTTGGTTCTTCCTCTTCGGCATCCACAACACCTCCTCCAAGAACAACCAGTCCTTCGCCTTCGACCCTCTCTCCAACCGCTGGCTCCTCCTCCCCTCCCCCACCTTCCCTCCCCACCACCATCACTACTCCCACTCCTCCTTCCTCGGCGCCGACGGCTTCTTCCTCATCACCGCCCCCACCTTCACCTACTCCCGCATCCTCAAACGCTCCTGGCGCCCCACCTCCCCTCTCCACTTCTCCCGCATCAACCCTCTTCTCGGCGTCTTCTCCTCCTCCTCCTCCTCCGCCTCTCTCCTCCCCAACTTCATCGTCGTCGGCGGCGTCAGGTTCATCGGCAACTTGGTCGACATAGAAGACCGCTTGGCCGTCGAGATCTACAACCCCGACTCCGACTCCTGGCAGCTCGGTCCTCCTCTCCCTGCTGACTTCAGATCCGGGAACTCCTCCCAGTCCTTGTCCTCTGCCCTCTTCAACGGCAGGTTCTACGTCTTCGGCATCTATTCCTGCTTCGTATCGTCTTTTGATCTTCACACAAATTCCTGGAGCGTCGTCCAGAGTCTCCGTCCACCTGGAGTTGTCTTCTCTTTCTTGCTCGCTTGCCGGGACAGGCTTGTTCTGGCCGGAATCTGCAACGGGCCTAACGGCTCGTCCTTTAACTTGTGGAGGATCAGGGAGGAGAGTATGGAGTACAGTGAGATCGCGATCATGCCTCAGGACTTGCTGTGTAGCTTGTTTGAGGGGGATGAGGAGGATAAGTTTGCGAGCTTGAAATGTGTTGGGTTGGGGAATCTTGTTTATGTGTTCAATGAAGAGTACCATAAGAAGTATCCGGCATGTGTCTGCGAGATTAGCGGGGAGACTGGGAAGTGTAGCTGGAGGAGAGTGCCTCAGTTGCCTTCACCTGTTAATAAGTTTCATCAAGTTATAAGCTTTTGTTCCACGGTTTCGCTCAGTAGTATTCTTCAGGCTGAGGAAGAGGGAGACGTTGGTCCGCTGCAGCTTATGGATGACTGA
- the LOC101300011 gene encoding probable carboxylesterase 2-like, with amino-acid sequence MASTTKEIVSEIPNLIKHYKDGTVERLIADPHVPPSLNDPQTGVSSKDITISHNPLVSARLYLPAQNQSQKQLPIFVYFHAGGFFCSSAFSFYHHRYLNRLVSEAQVIAVSVEYRLAPESPLPAAYEDSWLSLQWVASHSLHEDDTCNNKEPWLADFGDFDRVYIGGDSAGGNISHNIAIKAGVESLNGGVKILGAILSHSGFWGSTPIGSEPRGEDFEKSLSYLVLKFSFPCADGGLDNPMINPMAPGAPSLAGLECSRLLVCVAGKDELRDRNLWYYASVKESGWKGEAELFEVEEGEHCFHIASDEVTENVKKMIKRMADFLV; translated from the coding sequence ATGGCTTCCACGACCAAAGAAATCGTCTCAGAGATCCCAAATCTCATCAAGCACTACAAAGATGGCACAGTCGAACGCTTGATCGCCGACCCACACGTCCCCCCATCTCTTAACGACCCCCAAACCGGTGTCTCCTCCAAAGACATCACCATCTCACACAACCCCTTAGTCTCTGCTCGCCTCTACCTCCCAGCTCAAAACCAATCCCAGAAGCAGCTTCCCATCTTCGTCTACTTCCACGCCGGTGGCTTCTTCTGTAGCTCCGCCTTCTCCTTCTACCACCACCGCTACCTCAACCGCCTCGTCTCGGAAGCTCAAGTCATTGCCGTCTCAGTCGAGTACAGGCTCGCCCCGGAAAGCCCTCTTCCTGCTGCTTATGAAGATTCCTGGCTATCTCTTCAGTGGGTTGCTTCTCACTCACTCCATGAAGATGACACTTGTAACAACAAAGAGCCGTGGCTAGCCGACTTCGGGGACTTTGATAGAGTTTATATTGGTGGAGACAGTGCTGGTGGTAATATCTCACACAACATTGCTATCAAGGCTGGAGTGGAGAGCTTAAATGGTGGAGTCAAGATTTTGGGGGCTATTCTATCCCATTCGGGTTTCTGGGGATCCACGCCGATCGGGTCGGAGCCTAGAGGCGAAGACTTTGAGAAGTCTCTGTCATATCTGGTTTTAAAGTTCTCTTTTCCTTGTGCTGATGGAGGCCTCGACAATCCGATGATTAATCCGATGGCTCCCGGAGCTCCGAGTTTGGCCGGGCTTGAGTGCTCTAGGCTCCTTGTTTGTGTCGCTGGCAAGGATGAACTGAGGGATCGAAACCTCTGGTATTATGCTTCCGTGAAGGAAAGTGGATGGAAAGGTGAAGCGGAGTTGTTTGAAGTGGAAGAAGGGGAGCATTGCTTTCATATCGCGTCGGACGAAGTGACTGAGAATGTGAAGAAAATGATCAAACGGATGGCAGATTTTCTAGTCTAG
- the LOC101311157 gene encoding uncharacterized protein LOC101311157, producing MQFLQWLSKVTQGKAREETSAPTNKKKDTNDQDHKQNYIIVFKRGGVGVYQKTKGFEESTFPCKKFKPFAFLCRKDIAQACFYSTVHLRRLDSINTRQQKQCRARSMKMKKEDIARGLENSNKVDQANVGSKVLPVSDSTLSTSTNTSHDQCGASEKKERIKGDKTKTLSRMKELIRWAAAAKSAEKGGKYIGRKVLQFRNRGTLKPVPDDDQLSDDSPKISFRWELESCSTTSSAYSAISVASSSKNDQVMNIQSLDTKFQDSDHWQPKKGNWITSDSDCTSYF from the exons ATGCAG TTTCTTCAATGGCTTTCTAAAGTTACACAAGGAAAAGCAAGAGAGGAGACATCTGCTCCTACCAACAAGAAAAAAGATACTAATG ATCAAGATCATAAACAGAACTACATAATTGTATTTAAGCGTGGGGGTGTTGGTGTTTATCAGAAAACAAAAGGATTTGAAGAAAGCACCTTCCCTTGTAAAAAGTTCAAGCCTTTTGCCTTTCTGTGCAGAAAGGATATAGCACAGGCTTGCTTTTATAGTACCGTTCACCTGAGGAGACTTGATAGCATAAATACAAGGCAGCAAAAGCAGTGTCGGGCTCGATCCATGAAGATGAAGAAAGAAGATATTGCTAGAGGTTTGGAAAATAGTAACAAGGTGGATCAGGCTAATGTAGGCAGCAAGGTTTTACCAGTAAGTGACTCGACATTATCAACCTCAACTAACACGAGCCATGACCAATGTGGAGCATCAGAAAAGAAAGAAAGGATTAAGGGGGACAAGACTAAAACATTATCAAGAATGAAGGAGCTAATAAGATGGGCTGCTGCAGCAAAATCAGCTGAAAAGGGAGGAAAATACATTGGCCGAAAG GTTCTGCAATTTCGCAATCGTGGAACTCTAAAACCAGTACCAGATGATGATCAGTTAAGCGACGACTCCCCAAAGATCAGCTTTAGATGGGAATTGGAAAGCTGCTCCACCACTTCCTCAGCCTACTCAGCAATTTCAGTAGCATCTTCATCGAAGAATGATCAAGTTATGAACATTCAATCTTTGGACACGAAGTTTCAAGACTCAGATCACTGGCAACCCAAGAAAGGGAATTGGATCACCTCAGACTCAGACTGTACGTCATACTTCTGA
- the LOC101300301 gene encoding uncharacterized protein LOC101300301 isoform 1 — protein sequence MCLVVPRMYTFRIPASIVLCYMKNKLFSAMSLPIDWYLCPCPNKFHSKLNSLCKMAGVKRRIDTGSEIRALYKELDAVSCPICMDHPHNAVLLLCSSHDKGCRSYICDTSYRHSNCLDRFKKLRENNTNSQSLVSSLPTNHHGSHNTPDMAFGTDLNEANGSPNLIEGNAVTSANIPGQPQERVIQDLNMPLLPEELMGVADSESFQERVEHGELDVENSSESNLSLKCPLCRGAILGWEVVEDCRKYLNLKKRSCSREACSFSGNYQELRRHARRVHPATRPSDIDPSRERAWRHLEHQREFGDVVSAIHSAIPGAVVVGDYVIENGDRLGGGGESGTGEANGPWWTTMFLFQMIGSADRGGEPRARARAWPRHRRSAGALSERRLLWGENLLGLQDDDEDDEDDGEEDILMLNDRDVSPIPRRRRRLTRSRSVEDRP from the coding sequence ATGTGTTTGGTGGTGCCAAGGATGTATACATTCAGAATACCTGCTTCTATTGTTTTATGTTATATGAAAAATAAGTTGTTTTCTGCAATGTCCCTCCCTATTGATTGGTACTTGTGTCCTTGTCCTAATAAGTTCCACAGTAAATTAAACAGTTTATGCAAGATGGCTGGTGTGAAACGAAGAATAGATACTGGTTCAGAAATTCGTGCTCTTTACAAAGAACTGGATGCTGTTTCATGCCCCATCTGCATGGACCATCCACATAATGCAGTTCTCCTCCTTTGCAGCTCTCATGACAAGGGTTGCAGATCTTACATTTGTGATACTAGTTACAGGCACTCGAATTGCCTGGACCGTTTTAAAAAGTTGAGGGAAAATAATACAAACAGTCAAAGTTTAGTCAGTTCTTTACCTACAAACCATCATGGCTCTCATAATACTCCTGATATGGCATTCGGAACAGATTTGAATGAAGCTAATGGAAGTCCTAACTTGATTGAAGGCAATGCTGTAACATCTGCTAATATACCTGGACAGCCACAAGAGCGTGTTATTCAGGATCTAAATATGCCACTTCTACCGGAAGAACTTATGGGAGTGGCTGATTCTGAGTCATTTCAGGAAAGGGTTGAGCATGGTGAATTAGATGTGGAAAATTCATCAGAGTCAAATTTGAGCTTGAAATGTCCTTTGTGCCGAGGAGCCATCCTCGGCTGGGAGGTTGTGGAAGATTGCAGAAAGTATCTTAATCTGAAGAAGCGAAGTTGTTCTCGTGAAGCATGCTCTTTTTCTGGTAACTACCAGGAGTTGCGTCGGCATGCTAGGAGAGTTCATCCTGCCACTCGGCCCTCAGACATTGACCCATCTAGAGAGCGAGCATGGAGACACCTTGAGCACCAGAGAGAATTTGGTGATGTTGTTAGTGCTATTCATTCAGCCATACCAGGAGCTGTTGTGGTAGGGGATTATGTGATTGAAAATGGAGATAGGCTAGGGGGTGGAGGTGAAAGTGGTACTGGTGAAGCTAATGGTCCTTGGTGGACTACCATGTTTTTGTTTCAAATGATTGGGTCAGCTGATCGTGGTGGGGAACCAAGGGCAAGGGCAAGGGCTTGGCCTAGACATCGGCGATCGGCGGGAGCTTTATCTGAACGGCGTTTACTTTGGGGTGAGAATTTATTGGGTCTTCAAGATGATGACGAAGATGATGAGGATGACGGTGAGGAGGACATTCTCATGCTGAATGACAGAGATGTATCTCCAATTCCTAGAAGGCGCCGGCGTTTGACACGTTCTAGGTCAGTCGAAGACCGTCCCTGA
- the LOC101300301 gene encoding uncharacterized protein LOC101300301 isoform 2: MAGVKRRIDTGSEIRALYKELDAVSCPICMDHPHNAVLLLCSSHDKGCRSYICDTSYRHSNCLDRFKKLRENNTNSQSLVSSLPTNHHGSHNTPDMAFGTDLNEANGSPNLIEGNAVTSANIPGQPQERVIQDLNMPLLPEELMGVADSESFQERVEHGELDVENSSESNLSLKCPLCRGAILGWEVVEDCRKYLNLKKRSCSREACSFSGNYQELRRHARRVHPATRPSDIDPSRERAWRHLEHQREFGDVVSAIHSAIPGAVVVGDYVIENGDRLGGGGESGTGEANGPWWTTMFLFQMIGSADRGGEPRARARAWPRHRRSAGALSERRLLWGENLLGLQDDDEDDEDDGEEDILMLNDRDVSPIPRRRRRLTRSRSVEDRP; the protein is encoded by the coding sequence ATGGCTGGTGTGAAACGAAGAATAGATACTGGTTCAGAAATTCGTGCTCTTTACAAAGAACTGGATGCTGTTTCATGCCCCATCTGCATGGACCATCCACATAATGCAGTTCTCCTCCTTTGCAGCTCTCATGACAAGGGTTGCAGATCTTACATTTGTGATACTAGTTACAGGCACTCGAATTGCCTGGACCGTTTTAAAAAGTTGAGGGAAAATAATACAAACAGTCAAAGTTTAGTCAGTTCTTTACCTACAAACCATCATGGCTCTCATAATACTCCTGATATGGCATTCGGAACAGATTTGAATGAAGCTAATGGAAGTCCTAACTTGATTGAAGGCAATGCTGTAACATCTGCTAATATACCTGGACAGCCACAAGAGCGTGTTATTCAGGATCTAAATATGCCACTTCTACCGGAAGAACTTATGGGAGTGGCTGATTCTGAGTCATTTCAGGAAAGGGTTGAGCATGGTGAATTAGATGTGGAAAATTCATCAGAGTCAAATTTGAGCTTGAAATGTCCTTTGTGCCGAGGAGCCATCCTCGGCTGGGAGGTTGTGGAAGATTGCAGAAAGTATCTTAATCTGAAGAAGCGAAGTTGTTCTCGTGAAGCATGCTCTTTTTCTGGTAACTACCAGGAGTTGCGTCGGCATGCTAGGAGAGTTCATCCTGCCACTCGGCCCTCAGACATTGACCCATCTAGAGAGCGAGCATGGAGACACCTTGAGCACCAGAGAGAATTTGGTGATGTTGTTAGTGCTATTCATTCAGCCATACCAGGAGCTGTTGTGGTAGGGGATTATGTGATTGAAAATGGAGATAGGCTAGGGGGTGGAGGTGAAAGTGGTACTGGTGAAGCTAATGGTCCTTGGTGGACTACCATGTTTTTGTTTCAAATGATTGGGTCAGCTGATCGTGGTGGGGAACCAAGGGCAAGGGCAAGGGCTTGGCCTAGACATCGGCGATCGGCGGGAGCTTTATCTGAACGGCGTTTACTTTGGGGTGAGAATTTATTGGGTCTTCAAGATGATGACGAAGATGATGAGGATGACGGTGAGGAGGACATTCTCATGCTGAATGACAGAGATGTATCTCCAATTCCTAGAAGGCGCCGGCGTTTGACACGTTCTAGGTCAGTCGAAGACCGTCCCTGA